TAATATTCTACGGCGCAGGTTGTCAGGATGAGAAAAAAGCATTGGTAGCCGATGCGCTCGAACAATTTTTTCCGGGCGTAGCATTGCAGGTGGAAGTGGACCTGCTGGCGGCAGCGCGCGGTTTGCTGCAAAAAGAAGCTGGTTTTGTTGCGATCCTGGGTACGGGTACCAATACCTGTACATACGATGGCGTGCAGATAGACCAGCAAATCGAGTCACTTGGTTTTTTAATGGGAGACGAAGGCAGCGGTTCTTATATGGGAAGAAAGATCTTATCTGACTATATCCGGGGCCGCATGCCGGAAAAGGCCCGGAAGCTTTTCTATCAGGAATACAAAAAGACACCGGTCGTAGTAATGGATGAAGTATATAGTACTCCGTTACCGAATCGGTACTGCGCTAACTATGTATTATTCCTGAATCACCCCGATATGGACAAAGCCTACTCGGAGGGTGTGATCCGGGATAGTTTCCATGAATTTTTTCAGAATCTGGTCAGTGCATATCCTGATTTCCGCTCGCTGATTTTCAATTGTGTGGGATCGGTCGGTTACTATTATGCAGATATGCTCAGGGAAACGGCCGATGCATTTGGCATGGAAACCGGCGCGATTGTACCCAATTTGATTGATCACTTGGTCGCTTACCACCTTCACGACAACTAACTAAAAATAAAAAATCCCATGAAACGTTTTCCGGAAATACTGGCGGTAATGCTGCCGGTGATTTACATATGCTATGTCAATTTTATAGCCGTGGAACCCAGGCAGCAGCCAGCCGGGCTGGTCGCCGATCCCGATTCCTACTTCGCTTGTTTTGTCCGGGATAAGAAGGTCGTGCGCACGCTGCGGATACTGGTCGACCAGCCTGTGGCAGATGTGAATTTTCCTTTTAATCCATTCAATCCGAGCGGGTATCCTGCCGGTAGGGTGTACATGCAGTTGAGTACGGAGGATGAGGAGGGCGCTGTACTTACAAGGACTATCGCCTTTTATGCCGATTCAACCAACAAAGCGGCACATATTGTAAAAATGACCAGGCCGCTGCAAA
This Dyadobacter sp. UC 10 DNA region includes the following protein-coding sequences:
- a CDS encoding N-acetylglucosamine kinase, with the protein product MKLIADSGSTKTDWCLISAGQEVCKFVTEGYNPFFVDSKYIFESLGNSIPQFVDTSKISEVIFYGAGCQDEKKALVADALEQFFPGVALQVEVDLLAAARGLLQKEAGFVAILGTGTNTCTYDGVQIDQQIESLGFLMGDEGSGSYMGRKILSDYIRGRMPEKARKLFYQEYKKTPVVVMDEVYSTPLPNRYCANYVLFLNHPDMDKAYSEGVIRDSFHEFFQNLVSAYPDFRSLIFNCVGSVGYYYADMLRETADAFGMETGAIVPNLIDHLVAYHLHDN